In Lachnospiraceae bacterium, one DNA window encodes the following:
- a CDS encoding amidohydrolase: MRKLDMAWINGNIYTADDKFSTAAAFGVSGDRFSVVGSTEEVLENCDEHTKIIDLQGKTVLPGLIDAHLHITNTGAMKLNLNLVSKQKQEILDMVADAYSSAKKGEWIIGRGWINDTWDDPSFPTKEDLDAVAPDSPVYLTRACGHAAWANTKAFETAGITKDTPDPAGGEFLHKQDGSLLGVVTDQAQDPFNKAIPSYTKEQIQKIVLLAQQEFFSNGLTSVQDAGSPEEWVEAWQELYEKERLKLRIYVSMRVLGRPNYQELMEGSLKFFKKGLRIGMYDNRLTARAYKISLDGSLGARSAWMLEDYEDQPGHKGNGKWTNDQLYSVLYEARRAGFQTWCHAIGDAANRQCLDVYEQLLKELPDKDARLRSEHAQIIAPEDIERFRKLGVIPTHQTVFLRTDKNVADARLGAERIKGAYAWRTLIDQGNPLPNGTDSPVESCNPFLSMYCAVTRKDEHLKPEGGWHPQEAMTREEALRSYTNWAAYAAFEEQLKGSIEPGKLADFVVIDRDYMKCPEEEIKDICSLQTVVGGEVVYETK; the protein is encoded by the coding sequence ATGCGAAAACTGGATATGGCATGGATCAACGGGAATATTTATACTGCAGATGATAAATTTTCCACAGCCGCTGCATTCGGGGTGTCGGGGGACAGATTTAGTGTTGTTGGCAGTACAGAGGAGGTTCTTGAAAATTGTGACGAACACACGAAGATCATAGATCTTCAGGGAAAAACGGTACTGCCTGGATTGATCGATGCCCATCTTCACATTACCAATACAGGTGCTATGAAGCTGAACCTGAATCTGGTATCAAAACAAAAGCAGGAGATCCTGGACATGGTTGCTGATGCTTACAGCAGTGCGAAAAAAGGAGAATGGATCATTGGACGGGGATGGATCAATGATACGTGGGATGATCCATCATTTCCTACCAAAGAAGACCTGGATGCTGTGGCTCCGGATTCACCGGTATACCTTACAAGAGCCTGCGGACATGCTGCATGGGCGAATACAAAGGCATTTGAAACAGCAGGGATCACAAAGGATACACCAGACCCGGCAGGGGGAGAATTTTTACATAAGCAGGATGGAAGTCTCCTTGGTGTGGTTACTGATCAGGCGCAGGATCCATTTAATAAAGCGATACCATCGTATACAAAGGAACAGATCCAGAAGATCGTATTGCTGGCCCAGCAGGAATTCTTTTCAAATGGTTTAACATCTGTTCAGGATGCCGGCTCACCGGAAGAGTGGGTGGAAGCATGGCAGGAATTATATGAAAAAGAGCGTCTGAAATTAAGGATCTATGTAAGTATGCGTGTACTGGGACGTCCGAATTACCAGGAACTGATGGAAGGCTCTTTAAAATTCTTTAAGAAGGGACTCCGAATTGGTATGTATGACAATCGTCTTACAGCCAGAGCCTATAAGATATCCCTTGATGGATCTTTAGGAGCCAGAAGTGCATGGATGTTAGAAGACTATGAAGACCAGCCAGGTCATAAAGGAAATGGAAAGTGGACAAATGACCAGTTGTATTCTGTATTGTATGAGGCGCGAAGGGCTGGTTTCCAGACCTGGTGCCATGCAATTGGAGATGCAGCTAATCGTCAGTGTCTGGATGTATATGAACAGCTTTTAAAGGAGCTTCCAGATAAAGATGCACGTCTTAGAAGTGAGCATGCCCAGATCATTGCCCCGGAAGACATAGAACGCTTCCGCAAACTGGGGGTTATACCTACTCATCAGACTGTATTTTTACGGACGGATAAAAATGTAGCAGATGCACGTCTGGGAGCAGAGCGCATAAAAGGTGCATATGCATGGAGAACATTGATCGACCAGGGAAATCCTTTACCAAACGGAACGGATTCACCGGTAGAAAGCTGCAATCCATTTTTAAGCATGTATTGTGCGGTAACAAGAAAAGATGAGCATTTAAAACCGGAAGGAGGATGGCATCCACAGGAAGCAATGACCCGGGAGGAAGCACTGCGTTCTTATACAAATTGGGCGGCCTACGCAGCATTTGAAGAGCAGTTAAAAGGCAGTATCGAGCCGGGAAAACTGGCAGATTTTGTTGTGATCGACCGTGACTATATGAAATGCCCGGAAGAAGAAATAAAAGATATCTGCTCCCTGCAGACAGTTGTTGGCGGAGAAGTTGTATATGAAACAAAGTAA
- a CDS encoding C45 family peptidase, translating into MEMPVFTIRGKNHRERGVDYGVQCKELIQGVLERYIRFFNGGHTAVSWDEAKVISKEFLPFIRSYSPELLDELEGIAQGADVEFDDLLTLNSRSEAMTLVRRPPSDKEELDGCSSVAVLPDASANGHTILAQNWDTYTWQEFGTVILQILRDDGPDLMIVTEAGQLARYGMNQAGIALGVNSLQKTYNPEVFGIPSVFIRRKFLEQDRYVDAVNQIFGAESMLPMYYVAAYCGGDAMGFEKLKDGQLVLYPENGLIAHSNHIRHPHYAYQVDALGGTLYRDRRILKHLQPKAGAVTMEDIKDAFKDHFGYPFSVCRHGDSRKTELNRISTLGCILMDVTDRRIWVCKGTPCCGEFKEYMWERPHKKSDWDQIEKW; encoded by the coding sequence ATGGAGATGCCTGTTTTCACTATCCGGGGTAAAAACCACAGAGAACGTGGAGTAGACTATGGGGTTCAATGTAAAGAACTGATACAGGGAGTATTGGAACGCTATATCCGTTTTTTTAATGGCGGTCACACTGCGGTAAGCTGGGATGAAGCAAAAGTGATATCCAAAGAATTTCTTCCTTTTATCCGTTCTTACTCACCGGAACTTTTAGATGAATTAGAAGGGATCGCCCAGGGCGCAGATGTAGAGTTTGATGACCTTTTAACCTTAAATTCGCGGTCTGAAGCTATGACTCTGGTCCGCAGACCCCCTTCTGATAAGGAGGAACTGGATGGCTGTTCCAGCGTTGCAGTATTGCCGGATGCTTCTGCCAATGGACATACGATCCTGGCGCAGAACTGGGACACTTATACATGGCAGGAATTCGGCACCGTGATCTTACAGATACTTAGAGATGACGGTCCGGATCTGATGATCGTTACAGAGGCAGGACAGCTTGCCAGATATGGCATGAACCAGGCAGGAATTGCCCTGGGAGTCAACAGTCTGCAAAAAACATATAATCCTGAAGTTTTTGGAATCCCATCTGTATTTATCCGCCGTAAATTTTTGGAACAGGACCGTTATGTTGATGCGGTGAATCAGATATTCGGAGCGGAATCAATGCTTCCAATGTATTATGTGGCTGCTTATTGCGGCGGTGATGCCATGGGATTTGAAAAACTAAAGGATGGACAGCTGGTGCTGTATCCGGAAAATGGTCTGATAGCCCATAGTAACCATATCCGTCATCCACATTATGCATATCAGGTAGATGCACTGGGGGGAACTTTATATCGTGACAGAAGAATTTTAAAACATCTTCAGCCTAAAGCAGGTGCAGTCACCATGGAAGATATAAAGGATGCCTTTAAGGATCATTTTGGATATCCTTTCAGCGTTTGCAGACACGGTGATAGCAGAAAGACAGAGCTGAACCGGATCAGTACGCTTGGGTGTATCCTTATGGATGTGACAGACCGCCGCATCTGGGTATGTAAAGGAACCCCATGCTGTGGGGAATTTAAAGAATATATGTGGGAACGTCCGCATAAAAAATCTGACTGGGATCAGATAGAAAAATGGTGA
- a CDS encoding AbgT family transporter, which translates to MEKTKEEKKGLFFRFINGVEVIGNKLPHPFYLFTILIVVAIVLSVIFAGVSVTYESASSKGTGGEIVTVTIKNLLNKETINYVTQNLYSIYYNFSPMMMMGLLMLSIGLAEQVGLFGAFIKRTIAGVRPAFVFAIVSFIAINANTASNAGILGCTAVAAAVFASMGYNPWLGIILAYAAGNAGMSANVFVGNLDVLLSGINESVCSSLGIDTSTVHVLQNWYFMFACAIILTVVFTVVTTKFVRGFIGEAKDLSLIQIGSSDKDLSPLEHKALRNTGIAAVIYLALLVIICIPQNSVFRADDGSLVPNSPLLKSVLTLLFLFFMVTGIAYGRTTGALKDWNSLPKMLAGSINSMVNFMVIALPASLFIYLFNASNIPTALGAAGAEWIKTSGINGFGLIVFIVFFSTFLNLFMTSGSSKWMILAPILIPMLYAIGFSPALTTVAYRIGDSATNAIAPISSDVALIVGLLGKYNTDKSKTPGMGTVFAGCMPYAIATMITELLILGVWWAFNLPLGPGVTMFIK; encoded by the coding sequence ATGGAGAAGACAAAAGAAGAAAAAAAGGGGTTGTTTTTCCGGTTTATTAATGGTGTTGAGGTTATTGGTAATAAACTTCCGCATCCATTTTATCTGTTTACGATCCTAATCGTGGTGGCAATTGTTCTTTCTGTGATATTTGCAGGTGTTTCTGTGACTTATGAAAGTGCATCTTCCAAAGGAACAGGCGGGGAAATTGTAACAGTGACTATAAAGAACCTGTTAAATAAAGAGACCATAAATTATGTAACACAGAATTTATACAGTATTTATTATAACTTTTCACCAATGATGATGATGGGTCTGCTGATGCTGTCCATCGGACTGGCAGAACAGGTGGGACTGTTCGGTGCGTTTATTAAGAGAACGATCGCAGGTGTACGTCCGGCATTTGTATTTGCCATTGTTTCATTTATTGCGATCAATGCAAATACAGCCTCTAATGCAGGTATCTTAGGCTGTACAGCAGTAGCAGCGGCGGTATTTGCTTCAATGGGGTATAATCCGTGGCTGGGCATCATTTTGGCATATGCGGCAGGTAATGCCGGAATGTCTGCCAATGTATTTGTTGGAAATCTGGATGTACTGTTAAGTGGTATCAATGAATCTGTATGTTCTTCTCTGGGAATCGACACCTCTACTGTACATGTACTTCAGAACTGGTATTTTATGTTTGCATGCGCCATTATCCTGACAGTGGTATTTACCGTGGTAACAACAAAATTTGTCAGAGGCTTTATCGGCGAAGCAAAGGATTTAAGTCTTATTCAGATTGGCTCTTCAGATAAAGATTTATCTCCCCTGGAGCATAAGGCACTCCGGAATACAGGGATCGCAGCAGTTATTTACCTGGCATTACTGGTCATCATATGCATTCCGCAAAATTCTGTTTTCCGTGCAGATGATGGAAGCCTTGTTCCTAACTCTCCGTTATTAAAGAGTGTGTTAACACTGTTATTTTTATTCTTTATGGTTACAGGAATTGCCTATGGACGTACAACTGGTGCTTTAAAAGACTGGAATTCCCTGCCTAAGATGCTTGCAGGCAGTATTAATTCCATGGTTAATTTCATGGTGATCGCACTTCCGGCCTCCTTATTTATTTACCTGTTTAATGCATCTAATATTCCGACTGCATTAGGTGCTGCAGGTGCTGAATGGATAAAAACATCAGGTATCAATGGATTTGGTCTTATTGTATTTATTGTATTTTTCTCTACATTTTTAAATTTATTTATGACTTCCGGATCTTCAAAGTGGATGATCCTGGCACCGATCCTGATCCCAATGCTTTATGCGATCGGCTTTAGCCCGGCTTTAACTACAGTAGCATACCGCATCGGAGATTCTGCTACCAATGCGATCGCACCGATCTCTTCTGATGTGGCACTGATCGTAGGCCTTCTGGGTAAGTATAATACAGACAAGAGTAAAACACCGGGTATGGGAACGGTTTTTGCAGGCTGTATGCCATATGCAATAGCGACTATGATCACGGAACTGCTTATTTTAGGTGTCTGGTGGGCATTTAACCTGCCCCTTGGCCCTGGTGTTACTATGTTTATCAAGTAA